The Streptomyces sp. NBC_01775 genome includes a region encoding these proteins:
- a CDS encoding non-oxidative hydroxyarylic acid decarboxylases subunit D, which translates to MNPEICPRCAFETLDTLATSPVPDVWEVLQCRQCLYTFRTTEPVRRIHREHYPETFRMTAQDIAEAVEVPAVPPLVPR; encoded by the coding sequence GTGAATCCCGAGATCTGTCCACGCTGTGCGTTCGAAACCCTCGACACCCTGGCGACCTCCCCCGTCCCGGATGTCTGGGAGGTGCTCCAGTGCCGGCAGTGCCTCTACACCTTCCGCACCACCGAGCCGGTCCGGCGCATCCACCGGGAGCACTACCCCGAGACCTTCCGGATGACCGCGCAGGACATCGCGGAGGCCGTCGAAGTGCCGGCGGTGCCGCCGCTCGTCCCCCGTTGA